AGGTAGTCCCCTTCGCCCGGGAGATAGGCATCGATTTGATAAGCCCCAACCGGCTGCGGTACGAGAAGTATTCCGGCCTGGCGCGCCTCGTGGACGAGAGCGACGATTACTACGTCGGCGAGGGCAACCGCGTATTTTCGACGTGGTACGGCCCGGACGATATTAACCGCATAGTGAAGCGGATAAGCTCCGGGTTTTTCGACCGCCGTCAGATGTGGGCCGTCGCCAGGAAGGGCCTGCGTATCGGCTTCCCGGGGTGGATATTTTACCTCCACCTTATCTTCGGCCTGCCGCGCATCATCTCGCGGGCCAAGAGGCGAAGGAAGCGCCTCCGCGCGGAGGCGCGCGCGAGTTCTGCGAGAGGTTGAGCGCCGAAGAAAGCCGCGGCGGTTCGTCAAGAATATGTGAGGAGAGGCCGATGGATAAGAGGTCGCTCAAGCGAGCTATAGGGGCGGAATTCTGGCGCGAGAGCTCGGGCCGGCTTCCGGACGAGGAGGCGGCGGAGGTCCTGCGCGAGCTCGTCGCGTACGTCGTCGACGGGTGGGCGCGGCGCGTCGACGAGGTGAAGACGGTAGGCGGCGAGGGCGTCATCTTTCTCTTGCGGGGCCGGCCGTTCCTGACGATAAACGTGGGCCGCAAGAACCTGCGCGTGTACGTGCACCCGGAGGCGGGGGCGCTCGTCGAGCCGGAGGCGACCTTCGACGTGGAGAAGTTCCGGTTCTGGGAGGGCTCGTTCCGAAAAACGTCGGGCAAGTATAACGCGATGAGCTTTTGGATTTCGAAACCCGAATTCCTTCCCGGCGCCCGGGAAATAATAGGCCTTATTCCCGAGACCTTGGGGGACGGCGTTTAAGTCCCGGCCCGGTCGGCGCCGCAAGGGCGCCGGGGGGCGGCCGCGGCCTGGTACCGGTACGTCAACGGCGTCGAGCTTCCCGGGAAGGCCGATGAGGACCTGGCCGGGATTACGTATGCCCTGCAGTTCAAGTTCGGCCATTTCTAAATCTACCGGTTAACGCGGACGAGAGTTACCGCGGCCTTCGGGCCGCGGTTTTTCGTCGGGAAAATATGTTTGGGTTGCGGCGCCGGGTTATGGTAAATTTCCCCGTGCACTTGCGGGACGTAATCGAACGCCGGGTTCCGCCGGAGCCCTGGGCCGAGGGCGAGAACATCCCCTGGAGCGACCCGGCGTTCAGCGCGCGGATGCTGGCCGAGCACTTGAGCCAGGAGCACGACGCCGCGAGCCGCCGGCTCGAGACGATCGACAAACAGGTCGAATGGGTCCACGATGAATTATTGTCGGGAAAGGCGACGACGGTCCTGGACCTCTGCTGCGGCCCGGGCCTGTACGCGAGCCGGCTCGCCCGGCTGGGCCACGAGTGCAGGGGGGTTGACTACTCCCCGGCGTCGATAGACTACGCCGAGGCCGAGGCCCGCAAAGAGGGCCCGGCCGCCACGTACCTGCGTCGGGACGTCCGCGCCGGGGATTACGGCGACGGCTTCGGCCTGGTTATGCTTATCTTCGGCGAGTTCAATACGTTCCGGCCGGCGGACGGCCGGGCCGTCCTCGAAAACGTTTACCGGGCGCTGGCGCCCGGCGGCATATTCTTCCTCGAGGCGCACCCCCGGGCGGCGATCAAGAACATCGGCGTCGGGCCCTCCACCTGGCGCACCGAGGAGGCCGGCCCGTTCTCGGACCGGCCGTACGTCCGTCTAACCGAGAACTTCTGGGACGAGGCCCGCGGGACCGCGACCACCCGGTATTACGTGATAGACGCG
This window of the bacterium genome carries:
- a CDS encoding class I SAM-dependent methyltransferase gives rise to the protein MVNFPVHLRDVIERRVPPEPWAEGENIPWSDPAFSARMLAEHLSQEHDAASRRLETIDKQVEWVHDELLSGKATTVLDLCCGPGLYASRLARLGHECRGVDYSPASIDYAEAEARKEGPAATYLRRDVRAGDYGDGFGLVMLIFGEFNTFRPADGRAVLENVYRALAPGGIFFLEAHPRAAIKNIGVGPSTWRTEEAGPFSDRPYVRLTENFWDEARGTATTRYYVIDAATGDVSRYAQTFQGYTEEEYRELLRDVGFDDVAIRPDFPGPPVELMGELVAFAARKAGPLYSNRV